From a region of the Methylocystis hirsuta genome:
- a CDS encoding anhydro-N-acetylmuramic acid kinase — translation MPTYRSIGLMSGTSMDGVDVALIETDGDATVVFGPTGHYPYSDADRALLRNALAEAATLEDRDARPGVLAFAERMVTDRHAEAVEALLRENEIDPASVDIVGFHGQTVLHRPKQRLTIQIGDGPALAARLGIDVAYDFRAADIAAGGEGAPIVPVFHRALVLAGGMKGEVALLNIGGVANVTYVADGEEPIACDTGPGNALIDDLMLQRTGAPIDRHGHMAARGRVNEATLLKMLAHPFFDQPPPKSLDRNAFALDAVAKLSTEDAAATLTAFTASSVLRLFPHLPTQPQLLIVCGGGARNPILVRELVMRLPCKVTTANAVGWSADSMEAQAFAYLATRLLEGLPITFPTTTGAPQAMCGGVLARATA, via the coding sequence TTGCCCACCTACCGCTCAATCGGCCTCATGTCCGGCACGTCCATGGACGGCGTCGACGTCGCGTTGATCGAAACCGATGGCGACGCCACTGTCGTTTTCGGGCCGACAGGGCATTACCCCTATAGCGACGCCGACCGCGCGCTGCTGCGCAATGCGCTCGCCGAAGCCGCGACTCTCGAAGATCGAGACGCGCGGCCGGGCGTGCTCGCCTTCGCCGAGCGCATGGTTACCGACCGCCACGCCGAGGCGGTCGAGGCGCTGTTGCGGGAGAATGAGATCGACCCGGCGAGCGTCGATATCGTCGGTTTTCACGGCCAGACGGTGCTGCACCGTCCCAAGCAAAGGCTCACGATCCAGATCGGCGACGGGCCGGCGCTGGCCGCGCGGCTCGGGATCGACGTCGCTTATGATTTTCGCGCCGCCGACATCGCCGCCGGCGGCGAGGGCGCGCCGATCGTGCCCGTGTTCCATCGCGCGCTTGTCCTCGCCGGCGGCATGAAGGGCGAAGTGGCGCTGCTCAATATCGGCGGCGTCGCCAACGTCACTTATGTCGCGGACGGCGAGGAGCCGATCGCCTGCGACACGGGACCCGGCAACGCGCTCATCGACGATCTGATGCTTCAGCGCACCGGCGCGCCGATCGACCGGCACGGCCATATGGCGGCGCGCGGCCGCGTCAATGAAGCGACGCTGCTCAAGATGCTGGCGCATCCGTTCTTCGATCAGCCGCCGCCGAAATCGCTCGACCGCAACGCCTTCGCGCTCGATGCGGTCGCCAAGCTCTCGACCGAGGACGCCGCCGCGACGCTGACCGCCTTTACGGCGTCTTCGGTGCTGCGGCTTTTTCCGCATCTGCCGACTCAGCCGCAACTGCTGATCGTCTGCGGCGGCGGCGCGCGCAATCCGATCCTCGTGCGCGAACTCGTCATGCGCCTGCCGTGCAAGGTGACGACGGCCAACGCGGTCGGATGGTCGGCGGATTCGATGGAGGCGCAGGCCTTCGCCTATCTCGCGACGCGCCTGCTGGAAGGGCTGCCGATCACCTTCCCGACGACGACCGGCGCGCCTCAAGCCATGTGCGGCGGCGTGCTGGCGCGAGCGACCGCATAA
- a CDS encoding VWA domain-containing protein gives MIEPDLTQLNAPVPPPDGDAKRMALAAAMAAFEKGAAEAQGSAAPQRLSHASSPMEGKRKMRQTLHFNRALAASIAALMIGAPAAFMLSRNYAPGGGSISNLSRGPTSPPAEVAVAPRMEAPAAVQPAPAPSAPVAREERAKTAGALGGRAHGVAAPPPRLAGSVRKDAEQRLSRSIPPAKPVAAIGAEGARPSPPIDTNVAPESEFRDRFESKETNPVKSATAEPVSTFSIDVDAASYAFARRALNAGRLPPKDSVRVEEFVNYFPYDYPKPESAQTPFKPTITVTPSPWSAGNRLVHVAIQGYALQSAERPRANLVFLIDVSGSMSPQDRLPLVKNALRMLVDELKPEDTVAVVTYASGSGVALEPTKVADKAKILATIDALGAGGSTAGAQGIQDAYRLAESNFDKTAVNRVILATDGDFNVGVADQSELKGLIERKREKGVFLSILGVGQGNYNDALMQALAQNGNGAAVYVDNLNEARKALVEEASSTLFPIAKDVKIQVEWNPARVSEYRLIGYETRALRREDFNNDKVDAGDVGSGHRVTAIYEITPAGSEKNLIDDLRYGQNTPAAAQAKSELGFLKLRYKLPKEEASRLIEQPIADQQGVESLTRAPQDVRFSIAVAAFAQLLKGAPYLGDYSYDDVIALAQSAKGDDPFGYRAEFVNLARLAKSARP, from the coding sequence ATGATCGAACCTGATCTCACCCAGCTGAACGCTCCGGTTCCGCCGCCCGATGGCGACGCCAAGCGCATGGCGCTCGCGGCGGCGATGGCCGCTTTTGAAAAAGGCGCAGCCGAGGCCCAAGGATCGGCCGCGCCGCAACGTCTCAGTCACGCATCCTCTCCAATGGAAGGGAAAAGAAAGATGCGTCAGACGTTGCATTTCAATCGCGCGCTCGCGGCCTCGATCGCCGCGCTGATGATCGGCGCGCCCGCCGCCTTCATGCTCTCGCGCAATTATGCGCCGGGCGGCGGGAGCATATCCAATCTCTCGCGCGGCCCCACCTCGCCGCCGGCCGAGGTCGCCGTAGCGCCGCGCATGGAGGCGCCGGCGGCAGTTCAACCGGCGCCCGCGCCCTCGGCGCCCGTCGCGCGAGAAGAGAGAGCGAAGACGGCGGGCGCGCTCGGCGGCCGAGCCCATGGCGTCGCCGCGCCGCCCCCGCGCCTCGCCGGTTCGGTCCGAAAGGACGCCGAGCAGCGACTGTCGCGATCTATTCCGCCCGCGAAACCAGTCGCCGCGATTGGCGCGGAAGGCGCTCGGCCGTCGCCGCCGATCGACACGAATGTCGCGCCGGAAAGCGAGTTTCGCGACAGGTTCGAGTCAAAGGAGACGAACCCCGTAAAGTCAGCGACGGCGGAGCCCGTCTCGACCTTCTCGATCGACGTCGACGCCGCCTCCTACGCCTTCGCGCGCCGCGCGCTCAACGCCGGGCGCCTGCCACCGAAAGATTCGGTGCGGGTCGAGGAGTTCGTCAATTACTTTCCCTACGACTATCCGAAGCCCGAAAGCGCGCAGACGCCATTCAAGCCGACGATCACGGTGACGCCCAGCCCGTGGAGCGCCGGCAATCGCCTCGTGCATGTGGCGATACAGGGCTATGCGCTGCAAAGCGCCGAGCGCCCGCGCGCCAATCTCGTGTTTCTGATCGACGTATCGGGCTCGATGTCGCCGCAGGACCGGCTGCCGCTCGTCAAGAACGCGCTGCGGATGCTCGTCGACGAATTGAAGCCTGAAGACACGGTCGCGGTCGTCACCTACGCTTCGGGCTCCGGCGTCGCGCTGGAGCCGACGAAGGTCGCCGACAAGGCCAAAATTCTGGCGACCATCGACGCGCTCGGCGCGGGCGGCTCGACCGCCGGCGCGCAAGGCATTCAGGACGCCTACCGCCTGGCCGAAAGCAATTTTGATAAGACGGCGGTCAATCGCGTGATCCTCGCGACCGACGGCGATTTCAATGTCGGCGTCGCCGATCAGAGCGAATTGAAAGGGCTGATCGAACGAAAGCGCGAGAAAGGCGTTTTCCTGTCGATACTCGGCGTCGGCCAGGGCAATTACAATGACGCGCTGATGCAGGCGCTCGCGCAGAACGGCAATGGCGCGGCGGTCTATGTCGATAATCTCAACGAAGCGCGCAAAGCGCTCGTCGAGGAAGCGTCGTCGACGCTCTTTCCTATCGCCAAGGACGTCAAAATCCAGGTGGAGTGGAATCCCGCGCGCGTGTCCGAATATCGCCTGATCGGTTATGAAACCCGCGCGCTGCGCCGCGAGGATTTCAACAACGACAAGGTGGACGCAGGCGATGTCGGCTCCGGTCACCGCGTCACCGCGATTTACGAGATCACGCCGGCGGGATCGGAGAAGAACCTGATCGACGATTTGCGTTACGGACAGAACACGCCGGCGGCGGCGCAGGCGAAAAGCGAGCTCGGCTTCCTCAAGCTGCGCTACAAGCTGCCGAAGGAGGAGGCCTCGCGGCTCATCGAGCAGCCGATCGCCGACCAGCAAGGCGTGGAAAGCCTGACGCGCGCGCCGCAAGATGTGCGCTTCTCCATCGCCGTTGCAGCCTTCGCACAGCTGCTGAAAGGCGCGCCCTATCTTGGCGATTACAGCTACGATGATGTGATCGCGCTGGCGCAGAGCGCCAAGGGCGACGATCCGTTCGGCTACCGCGCGGAATTCGTCAATCTCGCGCGGCTGGCGAAGTCGGCGCGGCCGTAA
- the sufD gene encoding Fe-S cluster assembly protein SufD, producing MIKLASEAEATLSSFYEEMRDKGAPRLRAAGWASFSESGVPNRRVESWHYTDLKTAMGRPAPLATASRAALSLPRAHDSLRLVTLDGVFRQDLSNIARLPDGVAVQSLRDALAQGEQHVMSALASADIGAQDPILALNAALMQDGVVIQIAPGAAIDRAIELATLASAEAAQSTYTRALVMLGAGARATVIETLGALSSAPAQDNSALVLRLAPGARLDLVTHFSGGVDQAIRVASLLAHLDAGAMINSFALIEGEGLNRRQIFARLDGEKARAVFNGATLGRGRLHADTTLVVDHAKPCGESREVFRNILDEQSVGVFQGKVIVRPGAQKTDGVMQSKALLLSEQAAMNNKPELEIFADDVQCGHGATCGRLDKDQLFYLTARGLPRREAEALLIEGFANEAMDAIEDEQLKAFLSDRVSAWLSRRISR from the coding sequence ATGATCAAGCTGGCGAGCGAAGCGGAAGCAACGCTTTCCTCCTTTTACGAAGAGATGCGCGACAAGGGCGCGCCGCGCCTGCGCGCGGCCGGCTGGGCGTCATTCTCCGAGTCTGGCGTGCCGAACCGGCGCGTCGAGTCGTGGCACTACACGGACCTGAAAACGGCGATGGGCCGGCCGGCGCCGCTCGCCACCGCGTCTCGCGCCGCATTGTCGCTGCCGCGCGCGCATGATTCTCTGCGGCTCGTCACGCTCGACGGCGTTTTCCGGCAAGATCTCTCGAATATCGCGCGGCTTCCCGATGGCGTCGCCGTGCAATCGCTGCGCGATGCGCTGGCGCAGGGAGAGCAGCATGTCATGTCAGCGCTCGCCAGCGCCGATATTGGCGCGCAGGACCCAATTCTGGCGCTCAATGCGGCGCTGATGCAGGACGGCGTCGTCATTCAGATCGCGCCGGGCGCCGCGATCGACCGCGCGATCGAACTCGCGACATTGGCGTCCGCGGAAGCCGCGCAGTCGACCTATACGCGCGCGCTCGTCATGCTCGGCGCGGGCGCTCGAGCGACAGTGATCGAAACTCTTGGAGCGCTTTCGTCGGCGCCGGCGCAGGACAATAGCGCCCTCGTGCTTCGATTGGCGCCGGGCGCACGCCTCGACCTCGTCACCCATTTCTCGGGCGGCGTCGATCAGGCGATCCGCGTCGCGTCGCTGCTCGCGCATCTCGACGCGGGCGCCATGATCAATTCCTTCGCGCTGATCGAGGGGGAAGGGTTGAATCGCAGGCAGATCTTCGCGCGCCTCGACGGCGAGAAAGCGAGAGCGGTCTTTAACGGCGCGACCCTGGGACGCGGCCGCTTGCACGCCGATACGACCCTCGTCGTCGATCACGCAAAGCCATGCGGCGAAAGCCGGGAAGTTTTTCGCAATATCCTCGATGAGCAGAGCGTCGGCGTGTTTCAGGGCAAGGTCATCGTCCGCCCCGGCGCGCAGAAGACGGACGGCGTCATGCAGTCGAAGGCGCTTCTGCTCTCCGAGCAGGCGGCGATGAACAACAAGCCGGAGCTCGAAATCTTCGCCGACGACGTGCAATGCGGCCATGGCGCGACGTGCGGCAGGCTCGACAAGGATCAGTTGTTCTATCTCACCGCGCGCGGACTGCCGCGCCGCGAGGCCGAAGCCTTGCTCATCGAGGGCTTCGCCAATGAGGCGATGGACGCAATCGAGGATGAGCAGTTGAAGGCGTTTCTCAGCGATCGCGTCAGCGCGTGGCTTTCTAGAAGGATCAGCCGATGA
- the sufB gene encoding Fe-S cluster assembly protein SufB, whose amino-acid sequence MAARQETVARVESIDVDAYKYGFSTDIESEKAPKGLNEDIVRFISAKKNEPQWLTDWRLEAYRRWLTMPEPRWARVHYPRIDFQDLYYYSAPKSTPGPKSLDEVDPELLRTYEKLGIPLREQEILAGVETRRVAVDAVFDSVSVATTFKAELAKAGVIFCPISEAVHTHPELVRKYLGSVVPVTDNFYATLNSAVFSDGSFVYVPKGVRCPMELSTYFRINEQNTGQFERTLIIADEGSYVSYLEGCTAPKRDENQLHAAVVELVALDDAEIKYSTVQNWYPGDSEGRGGIYNFVTKRGDCRGRNSHISWTQVETGSAITWKYPSCILRGDGSQGEFYSIAVSNGYQQVDSGTKMLHLGKNTKSRIISKGISAGRSQNTYRGQVSAHRKADGARNFTQCDSLLIGPNCGAHTVPYIESKNPSAQFEHEATTSKISEDQLFYAMQRGLSAEEATALIVNGFVRDVLQQLPMEFAVEAQKLISISLEGSVG is encoded by the coding sequence ATGGCGGCTCGTCAGGAGACCGTTGCGCGCGTCGAGTCCATCGACGTCGACGCCTATAAGTACGGGTTTTCGACCGATATCGAATCGGAAAAGGCCCCCAAGGGCCTGAATGAAGACATCGTTCGTTTCATCTCGGCCAAGAAGAACGAGCCGCAGTGGCTCACCGATTGGCGCCTCGAGGCCTACCGGCGCTGGCTGACGATGCCTGAGCCGCGCTGGGCGCGCGTACACTATCCGCGCATCGACTTCCAGGACCTCTATTATTACTCGGCGCCAAAATCCACGCCGGGCCCGAAGTCGCTCGACGAAGTCGATCCCGAGCTGCTGCGCACATACGAGAAGCTTGGCATTCCGCTGCGCGAGCAAGAGATTCTCGCTGGCGTCGAGACCCGCCGCGTCGCGGTCGACGCCGTTTTCGACAGCGTGTCGGTGGCGACGACCTTCAAGGCGGAACTGGCCAAAGCCGGCGTGATTTTCTGCCCGATTTCCGAGGCGGTGCACACGCATCCGGAGCTGGTGCGCAAATATCTCGGCTCGGTCGTGCCGGTGACCGACAATTTCTACGCGACGCTGAACAGCGCGGTCTTCTCTGACGGCTCCTTCGTCTATGTGCCGAAGGGCGTGCGCTGCCCGATGGAGCTTTCGACCTACTTCCGGATCAATGAGCAGAATACCGGACAGTTCGAGCGCACGCTGATCATCGCCGACGAAGGCTCCTATGTGAGCTACCTCGAAGGCTGCACGGCGCCCAAGCGCGACGAAAACCAGCTTCATGCGGCGGTCGTGGAGCTCGTCGCGCTCGACGACGCGGAGATCAAATATTCGACGGTGCAGAACTGGTATCCCGGCGACAGCGAGGGCAGGGGCGGCATTTACAATTTCGTCACCAAGCGCGGCGATTGCCGTGGCCGCAATTCGCATATCTCCTGGACGCAGGTCGAGACGGGCTCGGCGATCACCTGGAAATATCCGTCATGCATCCTGCGCGGCGATGGCTCGCAAGGCGAGTTCTATTCGATCGCGGTGTCGAACGGCTATCAGCAGGTCGACAGCGGCACAAAGATGCTGCACCTCGGCAAGAACACCAAAAGCCGCATCATCTCCAAGGGCATCTCGGCCGGACGTTCGCAGAACACCTATCGTGGCCAGGTTTCCGCGCATCGCAAGGCCGATGGCGCGCGCAATTTCACGCAGTGCGACAGTCTGCTGATCGGGCCCAACTGCGGGGCGCATACGGTTCCCTATATCGAGTCGAAGAATCCGAGCGCGCAGTTCGAGCATGAAGCGACGACGTCGAAGATTTCGGAGGATCAGCTGTTCTACGCCATGCAGCGCGGGCTTTCGGCGGAAGAGGCGACGGCGCTGATCGTCAATGGCTTCGTGCGCGACGTGCTGCAGCAGCTTCCGATGGAGTTCGCCGTCGAGGCGCAGAAGCTGATTTCGATTTCGCTCGAAGGGAGCGTGGGGTGA
- a CDS encoding alpha/beta hydrolase: MPEVIFTGPAGRLEGRFHQSATRGAPIAIILHPHPQFGGTMNNQIVYHLYYSFAERGFSVLRFNFRGVGRSQGAFDHGSGELSDAAAALDWAQAVNPEARACWIAGVSFGSWIGMQLLMRRPEIEGFISIAPPANRFDFSFLAPCPSSGLFIHGDQDRVAPLKEVTGLIEKLKTQKGILIEHAVVEGANHFFENRIEPLIAHVDAYLDRRLGNPPRIAIPARGD, translated from the coding sequence ATGCCCGAGGTTATTTTCACCGGTCCGGCCGGCAGGCTCGAGGGCCGGTTCCATCAGTCCGCCACGCGCGGCGCGCCGATCGCGATCATTCTGCATCCGCATCCGCAGTTCGGCGGCACGATGAACAATCAGATCGTTTATCACCTTTACTACTCCTTCGCGGAGCGTGGTTTTTCCGTGCTGCGCTTCAATTTCCGCGGCGTCGGCCGTTCGCAGGGCGCCTTCGACCACGGCTCGGGCGAGCTTTCCGACGCGGCGGCCGCGCTCGACTGGGCGCAGGCGGTCAATCCGGAAGCGCGCGCCTGCTGGATCGCGGGCGTCTCCTTCGGCTCCTGGATCGGCATGCAGCTGCTGATGCGCCGTCCCGAGATCGAGGGGTTTATCTCGATCGCGCCGCCGGCGAACCGTTTCGACTTCTCCTTCCTGGCGCCCTGCCCCTCCTCGGGCCTCTTCATTCACGGCGACCAGGACCGCGTCGCGCCGCTCAAGGAAGTGACCGGGCTGATCGAGAAGCTCAAGACGCAAAAGGGCATTCTCATCGAACATGCCGTGGTCGAGGGCGCGAACCATTTCTTCGAGAACAGGATCGAGCCGCTGATCGCGCATGTCGACGCCTATCTCGACAGGCGTCTTGGAAATCCGCCGAGGATCGCCATTCCCGCGCGGGGAGATTGA
- a CDS encoding DUF2975 domain-containing protein: MTNVVHIPPLATPLEPRRRRAIRRRSAILATVMLWTLALTLCATALLITAALFYRGEMLSFGPGGLWIGHGPDPALGRISLATLTFPQRLAGVLAIAFLTAPVLGILHFARRLFQLYAQGVVFTPANARLIKCMAACLAAYAFAPFCANRAILLAGLTSDPIWFHADEILALVFAALAYVVADVMEFGHEIESDRDGFI; encoded by the coding sequence ATGACGAATGTCGTGCACATCCCGCCACTAGCCACGCCGCTCGAACCCCGGCGCCGTCGGGCAATCAGGCGACGCAGCGCCATTCTTGCGACCGTAATGCTCTGGACCTTGGCCCTCACGCTCTGCGCCACGGCGTTGCTGATAACCGCCGCGCTCTTCTACCGAGGCGAGATGCTTTCCTTCGGCCCTGGCGGCTTGTGGATCGGCCATGGCCCCGACCCGGCGCTGGGCCGCATTTCACTTGCGACATTGACGTTCCCGCAAAGGCTCGCCGGGGTTCTCGCCATCGCTTTCCTTACGGCGCCCGTGCTGGGGATCCTTCACTTCGCGCGCCGGCTCTTCCAGCTCTATGCACAAGGCGTCGTCTTCACGCCAGCCAATGCGCGGCTCATCAAATGCATGGCCGCTTGCCTCGCCGCTTATGCGTTCGCGCCGTTCTGCGCGAACCGCGCGATCTTGCTCGCTGGGCTGACAAGCGATCCCATCTGGTTTCACGCCGACGAGATTCTCGCGCTTGTTTTCGCCGCGCTGGCTTATGTGGTGGCGGACGTCATGGAGTTCGGGCACGAGATTGAAAGCGATAGGGACGGGTTCATCTGA
- a CDS encoding type II toxin-antitoxin system RelE/ParE family toxin, which yields MRIVRTARAEEDLIEIWSYIAKENETAADLTLDALERKTRLLGLHPQIGRERPDIGKGVRSAISGAYLILYRLLEDRVEVVRYVHMRRRLEGLN from the coding sequence ATGCGCATCGTTCGCACGGCGCGCGCTGAAGAGGACTTAATCGAGATCTGGTCTTATATCGCAAAAGAGAATGAGACCGCTGCGGATCTGACGTTGGATGCGCTGGAAAGGAAAACGAGATTGTTGGGCTTACATCCGCAAATCGGACGAGAGCGACCGGACATCGGCAAAGGCGTGAGAAGCGCGATAAGCGGCGCCTATCTCATCCTGTACCGGTTGCTCGAGGACCGCGTGGAAGTGGTTCGCTATGTGCATATGAGGCGACGGCTCGAGGGGCTGAATTGA
- a CDS encoding RNA polymerase sigma factor yields MPGEDTDGELARRAAAGEAAAFAVLAERHYDRVYALAWRWCGGRAEAQDIAQDAMVKMATAMSAFRNDCAFTTWAYRIAYTTAVDHIRARRKIVALEPARMSALVDGADRDTPEDEMMGQELWREVRALPDQQRDAVLLVYAQDLSHGEAAALMGCSEKTVSWHLHEARKRLRNMLEAV; encoded by the coding sequence GTGCCGGGCGAAGACACCGACGGCGAACTGGCGCGACGGGCGGCCGCCGGCGAGGCGGCCGCCTTCGCCGTGCTGGCCGAGCGCCATTACGACCGCGTCTATGCGCTCGCCTGGCGCTGGTGCGGCGGGCGCGCTGAGGCGCAGGACATCGCTCAGGACGCAATGGTGAAGATGGCGACGGCGATGAGCGCCTTTCGCAATGACTGCGCCTTTACGACCTGGGCCTATCGCATCGCCTATACGACCGCGGTCGACCACATCCGGGCGCGGCGCAAAATCGTGGCGCTCGAACCGGCGCGAATGTCGGCGCTCGTGGACGGCGCCGACCGCGACACCCCAGAGGATGAGATGATGGGGCAGGAACTTTGGCGCGAGGTGCGCGCCCTGCCGGATCAGCAACGCGACGCCGTGCTGCTCGTTTATGCGCAGGACCTGTCGCATGGCGAGGCGGCGGCGCTGATGGGCTGTTCGGAGAAGACCGTGTCGTGGCATCTGCATGAGGCGCGCAAGCGCCTCAGGAACATGCTGGAGGCGGTGTGA
- the sufC gene encoding Fe-S cluster assembly ATPase SufC has protein sequence MLEIKDLHVSVGEREILKGLTLSVKAGEVAAIMGPNGTGKSTLSYVIAGREGYEATTGDVRLNGENILDLDPADRAAKGIFLAFQYPVEIPGVATMTFLKAALNAQRRARGEPELQTPEFMKRVKEAAASLGIAQDMLRRPLNAGFSGGEKKRMEILQMALLQPRLAILDETDSGLDIDALRVVADGVNALRSPERAFIVITHYQRLLEYIRPDSVHVMAQGRIMRSGGPELALELEERGYQDYIAQEAA, from the coding sequence ATGCTCGAAATCAAGGATCTTCACGTCTCCGTCGGCGAGCGGGAAATCCTCAAGGGCCTTACGCTCAGCGTCAAGGCCGGCGAAGTCGCGGCGATCATGGGGCCGAACGGCACCGGCAAATCGACGCTCTCCTACGTCATCGCCGGCCGCGAAGGCTATGAGGCGACGACAGGCGACGTGCGGCTCAACGGAGAGAACATTCTCGACCTCGACCCTGCCGATCGCGCCGCCAAGGGCATCTTTCTCGCCTTTCAGTATCCCGTCGAAATTCCCGGCGTCGCGACGATGACCTTTTTGAAGGCCGCGCTCAACGCGCAGCGCCGCGCCCGCGGCGAGCCGGAATTGCAGACGCCGGAGTTCATGAAGCGCGTCAAGGAGGCCGCGGCGTCGCTCGGCATCGCGCAGGACATGCTGCGCCGGCCGCTTAACGCCGGTTTTTCGGGCGGCGAGAAGAAGCGGATGGAAATCTTGCAGATGGCGCTTCTGCAGCCGCGTCTCGCTATCCTTGATGAGACGGATTCGGGGCTCGACATCGACGCGCTGCGCGTCGTCGCGGACGGCGTCAACGCGCTGCGCTCGCCCGAGCGCGCCTTCATCGTCATTACGCATTATCAGCGCCTGCTCGAATACATCAGGCCAGATTCGGTGCATGTGATGGCGCAGGGGCGCATCATGCGGTCGGGCGGTCCGGAACTTGCTCTGGAGCTCGAAGAGCGCGGCTATCAGGATTACATCGCGCAAGAGGCGGCATAG
- a CDS encoding cysteine desulfurase family protein, translated as MSARVYLDHNATSPLRPQARAAMLDALETLGNPSSVHAEGRAAKALLEDARAAIAHAIGGERRSVVFTSGATEAANLALTPALRREGDEAPIDVLLIGAGEHHCVLQGRRFPPDAVETLPLTCEGVISLAALEEALARRSGGRVMLALQAVNNETGVIQPVAEAAALIHAANGVLVCDAVQSVGRLKTTFATTGADIMFFSSHKLGGPMGVGALAFRDESLHLEAPVLRGGGQEFGRRAGTENVPGIAGFAAALTAATADLAGEASRLADLRDALERRLLKVAPDARFYGSRAPRAPNASAFSIPGLAPRIMLMALDLENVALSAGSACSSGKMMESHVLTAMGAAEKEALRASLGWSSTQEDVEEFGKVLARVVDRMRSRHSAA; from the coding sequence ATGTCCGCACGCGTTTATCTCGACCACAATGCGACATCGCCCCTGCGCCCGCAGGCGCGGGCGGCGATGCTCGACGCGCTGGAGACGCTCGGCAATCCTTCTTCCGTCCATGCCGAGGGCAGGGCGGCCAAGGCATTGCTCGAAGACGCGCGCGCCGCGATCGCGCATGCGATTGGCGGGGAGCGGCGCAGCGTCGTTTTCACCAGTGGCGCGACCGAGGCGGCAAACCTCGCGCTTACGCCGGCGCTGCGCCGAGAGGGCGACGAAGCGCCCATCGACGTCTTGCTGATCGGCGCCGGCGAACACCATTGCGTCCTGCAAGGGCGCCGCTTTCCGCCCGACGCGGTCGAAACGCTTCCGCTGACCTGCGAAGGCGTCATCTCCCTCGCCGCGCTGGAAGAGGCGCTGGCGCGGCGCTCCGGCGGCCGCGTGATGCTCGCGCTGCAGGCCGTCAACAATGAGACTGGCGTCATCCAGCCGGTTGCCGAGGCGGCGGCGTTGATCCATGCGGCGAACGGCGTCCTTGTCTGCGACGCCGTGCAATCCGTCGGCCGGCTGAAGACGACATTCGCGACGACCGGCGCGGATATAATGTTCTTTTCCTCACATAAGCTGGGCGGCCCCATGGGCGTCGGCGCGCTCGCCTTTCGTGACGAGAGCCTGCATCTGGAGGCGCCGGTGCTGCGCGGCGGCGGCCAGGAGTTCGGACGCCGCGCGGGAACGGAGAATGTTCCCGGAATCGCCGGTTTTGCAGCGGCGCTGACGGCGGCGACCGCAGATCTGGCGGGAGAGGCGTCGCGACTCGCCGATTTGCGCGACGCGCTGGAGCGGCGACTCTTGAAAGTCGCGCCCGACGCCCGATTCTACGGATCAAGGGCGCCGCGCGCGCCAAACGCCAGCGCTTTCTCGATCCCTGGGCTCGCCCCACGCATAATGCTGATGGCGCTTGACCTCGAGAACGTCGCGCTTTCAGCAGGCTCAGCCTGTTCATCAGGCAAGATGATGGAATCTCATGTGCTTACCGCGATGGGCGCGGCGGAAAAGGAGGCGCTGAGGGCCAGTTTGGGTTGGTCTTCGACGCAAGAGGATGTAGAAGAGTTTGGAAAGGTTCTTGCACGTGTCGTGGATCGCATGAGGTCCCGGCATTCCGCAGCCTAG
- a CDS encoding helix-turn-helix domain-containing protein: protein MPIVMRLDVMLAKRRMRSKTLSQIVGVTEANLSLLKLGKVNGVRFSTLSAICRALDCQPGDLMEYLPDEPAETAQQAG from the coding sequence ATGCCGATCGTCATGCGCCTCGACGTCATGCTCGCCAAGCGCCGCATGCGCTCGAAGACCCTTTCCCAAATTGTTGGCGTCACCGAAGCCAATCTGTCGCTGCTGAAATTGGGAAAGGTCAATGGCGTGCGCTTTTCGACGCTTTCCGCCATCTGTAGGGCGCTCGACTGCCAGCCGGGCGACCTCATGGAATATTTGCCGGACGAGCCGGCCGAGACAGCGCAACAAGCCGGATAA